One Campylobacter concisus DNA segment encodes these proteins:
- the purF gene encoding amidophosphoribosyltransferase, producing MCAIVGIINSKDAAKTAYYALFSMQHRGQEASGISVCNDGEISTHKGNGLVTDVFNEEILSSLKGDMAIGHNRYATAGKNSGRDAQPIAANYALGQISIVHNGNLVNKDEVRDELIKDGAIFQTNMDTENIIHLIARNHDEHLQDRIIAALDKIKGAYCLLVQSRHKTFAIRDRWGVRPLSLGRLKDGGYIVASETCAFDLVGATFIRDVRPGEMIVFEHGKSEFQSLQIFEPEPRVCAFEYIYFARPDSVIEGKSVYEVRKKMGEVLARKSKVKADFVVPVPDSGVPAALGYANESKIPFELAITRNHYVGRTFIEPSQEMRNLKVKLKLNPMSSVLEGKSIVVIDDSIVRGTTSKKVVDLLRHAGAKEIHFRVACPELKYPERYGIDTPSFEELISAKKSVEEVREYIGADSLEFLSIEELKESIGNERKYSLVSFDGDYFIK from the coding sequence ATGTGTGCGATAGTTGGTATCATAAATTCTAAAGATGCGGCGAAAACGGCGTATTATGCGTTATTTTCTATGCAACACCGCGGTCAAGAGGCAAGTGGCATCAGCGTCTGCAACGACGGCGAAATCTCTACCCACAAGGGCAACGGCCTAGTCACTGATGTCTTTAACGAGGAGATATTGAGCTCACTAAAAGGCGACATGGCGATCGGTCACAACCGCTACGCGACAGCTGGCAAAAACTCAGGCCGTGACGCCCAGCCAATAGCCGCCAACTACGCCCTAGGTCAAATCTCGATCGTTCACAACGGAAATTTAGTCAATAAAGACGAGGTTAGAGACGAGCTCATCAAAGATGGCGCGATATTTCAGACAAATATGGACACAGAAAACATCATCCACCTCATCGCAAGAAACCACGACGAACACCTACAAGATCGCATCATCGCAGCACTTGACAAGATAAAAGGCGCTTACTGCTTGCTCGTGCAGTCACGCCACAAGACTTTTGCCATCAGAGACCGCTGGGGTGTTAGGCCGCTAAGCCTTGGCAGGCTAAAGGACGGCGGATATATCGTAGCTAGCGAGACTTGCGCGTTTGACCTTGTGGGAGCGACATTTATAAGAGATGTTAGACCTGGCGAGATGATAGTTTTTGAGCATGGCAAGAGCGAGTTTCAAAGCTTGCAGATTTTCGAGCCAGAGCCTAGAGTTTGCGCCTTTGAGTACATCTACTTTGCGCGCCCAGATAGCGTTATAGAGGGCAAAAGCGTCTATGAAGTGAGAAAAAAGATGGGCGAGGTGCTTGCTAGAAAGAGCAAGGTAAAGGCTGACTTTGTAGTGCCTGTGCCAGATAGCGGCGTGCCAGCAGCGCTTGGATACGCAAACGAGAGCAAAATTCCATTTGAGCTAGCCATCACTAGAAATCACTATGTGGGCAGAACCTTTATCGAGCCAAGTCAAGAGATGAGAAATTTAAAGGTCAAACTAAAACTAAACCCAATGTCAAGCGTGCTAGAGGGCAAAAGCATCGTCGTGATCGATGATAGCATCGTTCGTGGCACCACTTCTAAAAAGGTGGTCGATCTTTTAAGACACGCAGGGGCGAAAGAAATTCACTTCAGAGTTGCGTGCCCTGAGCTCAAGTATCCTGAGCGATATGGCATAGATACACCAAGCTTTGAGGAGCTAATAAGCGCCAAAAAAAGCGTAGAAGAGGTCAGAGAGTACATCGGAGCTGACAGCTTGGAGTTTTTAAGCATTGAGGAGCTTAAAGAGAGTATCGGCAATGAGAGAAAATACTCGCTTGTAAGCTTTGATGGTGATTACTTTATAAAATGA
- a CDS encoding 16S rRNA (uracil(1498)-N(3))-methyltransferase has product MKFLYDKNAGEERLKIVNDAFLHLKARRVETGERISVRNLRDGKEYIYEIDEIERRSANLSLVFASLNCEHKFDFTIAWAVVDPKTIEKALPFLNELGVGKIAFVYTKFSQANFKIDLEKLNYINALSCEQCGRTSLMEFEIYKNLDELMSVYKNVSAINFGGKNLSEKRDDEILMIGPEGGFSEDETAKFKNIYGLNTKNILRSQTAVISVAAKFLA; this is encoded by the coding sequence ATGAAATTTTTATATGATAAAAACGCTGGCGAAGAGCGCTTAAAGATAGTAAATGATGCGTTTTTGCACCTAAAAGCTAGAAGGGTTGAGACAGGTGAGCGCATAAGTGTTAGAAATTTACGCGACGGCAAAGAGTACATCTACGAGATCGATGAGATAGAGCGCAGAAGTGCGAATTTAAGCCTTGTTTTTGCCAGCCTAAACTGCGAGCATAAATTTGACTTTACCATTGCTTGGGCGGTTGTTGATCCAAAGACGATCGAAAAGGCGCTGCCATTTTTAAATGAGCTTGGCGTTGGCAAGATCGCCTTTGTCTATACTAAATTTTCTCAGGCAAATTTCAAGATCGACCTTGAAAAGCTAAACTACATAAACGCACTTTCATGCGAGCAGTGCGGGAGAACGTCGCTAATGGAGTTTGAAATTTACAAAAATTTAGACGAGCTAATGAGCGTTTATAAAAACGTCTCAGCGATAAATTTTGGCGGTAAAAATTTAAGTGAAAAAAGAGATGATGAGATATTAATGATCGGTCCAGAGGGCGGATTTAGCGAGGATGAGACGGCTAAATTTAAAAATATCTACGGACTAAATACAAAAAATATCTTAAGATCACAGACCGCAGTCATATCTGTGGCGGCAAAATTTCTTGCCTGA
- a CDS encoding NAD(P)/FAD-dependent oxidoreductase: MLDLAIIGGGPAGLSAGLYATRGGLKNVVMFEKGEPGGQITSSSEIENYPGQKAPGESGFDFMSTWWKQCSAFGLVHKWANIVGVRKNNDGSFEILLEGGKSEQAKAVIVATGSTPRRAGFKGEDEFFGKGVSTCATCDGFFYKNKEVAVLGGGDTAVEEALYLANICSKVYLVHRRDEFRAAPTTVEKARKNEKIEFITSATVKEALGDKMGLTKIVLDTKNGERVLDVPGIFTFVGLNVNNEILKDENGKFICEMADGGQVKTNLKMQTSLKGLFVAGDIREDAPKQVIVAAGDGAVAALSAMSYIESLH, translated from the coding sequence ATGCTTGATTTAGCGATCATCGGAGGCGGTCCAGCAGGACTAAGCGCCGGACTTTACGCCACTAGAGGCGGATTAAAAAATGTTGTAATGTTTGAAAAAGGCGAGCCTGGCGGTCAGATCACCTCTAGCTCAGAGATAGAAAACTACCCAGGTCAAAAAGCCCCTGGCGAGAGCGGTTTTGACTTTATGAGCACTTGGTGGAAGCAGTGCAGTGCATTTGGACTAGTTCATAAGTGGGCAAATATCGTTGGCGTTAGAAAAAATAACGACGGCAGCTTTGAAATTTTGCTTGAAGGCGGTAAGAGCGAGCAGGCAAAGGCTGTCATCGTAGCTACTGGCTCAACCCCAAGACGCGCTGGCTTTAAGGGCGAGGACGAGTTCTTTGGCAAAGGCGTTAGCACATGCGCAACATGCGATGGCTTCTTTTACAAAAACAAAGAGGTAGCCGTGCTTGGCGGTGGCGACACAGCCGTAGAAGAGGCACTTTATCTAGCAAATATCTGCTCAAAAGTTTACCTTGTGCATAGACGCGACGAGTTTAGAGCAGCGCCAACAACCGTTGAAAAAGCTAGAAAAAATGAGAAGATCGAGTTTATAACAAGTGCGACTGTAAAAGAGGCGCTTGGCGATAAAATGGGTCTAACAAAGATCGTGCTTGATACTAAAAATGGCGAGCGCGTGCTTGATGTGCCGGGAATTTTCACTTTTGTCGGACTAAATGTAAATAATGAAATTTTAAAAGATGAAAACGGCAAATTTATCTGCGAAATGGCTGACGGCGGACAGGTAAAGACTAACCTTAAGATGCAAACTAGCCTAAAAGGGCTCTTTGTAGCAGGCGATATCAGAGAGGACGCTCCAAAACAAGTCATCGTAGCAGCAGGTGATGGCGCTGTGGCTGCACTTAGCGCTATGAGCTACATAGAAAGCTTACATTAA
- a CDS encoding YraN family protein: MGLKEYLFGKSSEDRACEFLRKLDFVILERNFHSKFGEIDIIALGSDKILHFIEVKATSGEYEAQYRLNKAKYMKILKTINFYMMKNEPNRDFQLDLLVVKNENFELIENISL, encoded by the coding sequence TTGGGGCTAAAAGAGTATCTCTTTGGCAAAAGCTCTGAAGATAGGGCGTGCGAATTTTTGCGTAAGCTTGATTTTGTCATTTTAGAGAGAAATTTCCACTCTAAATTTGGCGAGATCGACATCATTGCGCTTGGAAGTGATAAAATTTTGCACTTTATAGAGGTAAAAGCAACCAGCGGAGAATACGAGGCCCAGTACCGTCTAAACAAGGCGAAATATATGAAAATTTTGAAAACGATAAATTTTTATATGATGAAAAATGAGCCAAACAGGGACTTTCAGCTCGACCTGCTTGTTGTAAAAAATGAAAATTTTGAGTTGATAGAAAATATTAGTTTATAA
- a CDS encoding LL-diaminopimelate aminotransferase: MFDEIRFNTIERLPNYVFAEVNAIKMAARRAGEDIIDFSMGNPEGRTPQHIVDKLCESAQKDKTHGYSASAGIYKLRLAICNWYKRKYGVNLDPETEAVATMGSKEGFVHLAQAIINPGDVAIVPDPAYPIHTQAFLFAGGSVAKMPLHYNDKFELDENKFFENLIQTIHASSPKPKYVVVNFPHNPTTVTVQKSFYERLVSVAKQERFYIISDIAYADLTFDGYKTPSIFEVDGAKDVAVECYTLSKSYNMAGWRVGFMCGNKRLCAALKKIKSWVDYGMFTPIQVSATVALDGDQSCVEEIRQIYEKRRDVMIEAFAQAGWELKKPNASMFIWAKLPPKISHLGSLEFSKQLLTKASVAVSPGIGFGEGGNDYVRLALIENENRIRQAARNIKKYLKEFE, encoded by the coding sequence GTGTTTGATGAGATAAGATTTAATACAATTGAGCGTTTGCCAAACTACGTTTTTGCCGAAGTAAATGCTATAAAAATGGCAGCACGCAGAGCTGGCGAGGACATCATAGACTTCTCTATGGGCAACCCAGAGGGCAGAACGCCACAACATATCGTCGATAAACTATGCGAAAGCGCGCAAAAAGACAAGACTCACGGCTACTCAGCCAGCGCTGGAATTTACAAGCTCCGCCTTGCCATTTGCAACTGGTATAAGAGAAAATATGGCGTAAATTTAGACCCAGAAACTGAAGCAGTTGCCACCATGGGTAGCAAAGAGGGCTTTGTGCATCTTGCTCAAGCCATAATAAACCCAGGAGATGTGGCTATCGTGCCTGATCCTGCATATCCGATACACACGCAAGCGTTTTTATTTGCTGGCGGAAGTGTCGCAAAGATGCCACTTCACTACAACGATAAATTTGAGCTTGACGAGAATAAATTTTTTGAAAATTTGATCCAGACGATACATGCAAGCTCACCAAAACCAAAATATGTGGTTGTAAATTTCCCTCACAATCCAACGACCGTGACCGTGCAAAAGAGCTTTTACGAGCGTCTTGTAAGCGTTGCAAAGCAAGAGAGATTTTACATCATCTCAGATATCGCCTACGCAGATCTTACATTTGATGGCTACAAAACGCCAAGCATCTTTGAAGTAGATGGGGCAAAAGACGTCGCAGTCGAGTGCTACACTCTTTCAAAGAGCTACAACATGGCTGGCTGGAGAGTTGGCTTTATGTGCGGAAACAAGAGGCTTTGCGCCGCACTTAAAAAGATAAAATCATGGGTTGATTACGGCATGTTTACGCCGATACAAGTATCAGCCACAGTAGCGCTTGACGGCGACCAAAGCTGCGTTGAAGAGATACGCCAAATTTATGAAAAAAGAAGAGATGTGATGATAGAGGCCTTTGCTCAGGCTGGTTGGGAGCTTAAAAAGCCAAATGCCAGTATGTTTATCTGGGCGAAACTTCCACCAAAGATTAGCCACTTAGGCAGTCTTGAGTTTTCAAAGCAGCTTCTTACAAAGGCATCAGTCGCCGTTAGCCCGGGCATTGGTTTTGGCGAGGGCGGAAACGACTATGTACGCTTAGCTCTTATCGAAAACGAAAATAGGATAAGGCAAGCAGCAAGAAATATAAAAAAATATTTGAAAGAATTTGAATGA
- the rpmE gene encoding 50S ribosomal protein L31, which translates to MKKEIHPEYVDCTVTCACGNTFKTKSNKSEIRIDICDKCHPFFTGSEKIVDSAGRVEKFKKKYAQK; encoded by the coding sequence ATGAAAAAAGAGATCCATCCAGAGTATGTAGATTGCACCGTAACTTGCGCGTGTGGCAACACTTTTAAGACAAAGTCAAACAAAAGCGAAATCAGAATTGACATTTGCGACAAGTGCCACCCATTTTTCACTGGCAGCGAAAAAATAGTTGATAGCGCTGGCCGTGTTGAGAAATTTAAGAAAAAATACGCTCAAAAATAA
- a CDS encoding homoserine dehydrogenase, translating into MNVAILGVGTVGESVAKILLKNKKLIAARCGEEIVPVVGVVRNLNKKRDAGIPLTDDINSVINRDDIDVFVELMGGIEEPFRVVSEILKRKKAVVTANKALLAYHRYALQNLAKNTPFGFEASVAGGIPIIRALREGLSANHILSINGILNGTSNYILTSMMNEGSNFKDALKKAQELGYAEADPTFDVGGFDTAHKLLILASIAYGVHGDPEDILIEGIQGITPEDIFFAKDFEYSIKLLAIAKKSEGKVELRVHPALVPQNKMIAKASGVTNAISVVGEVVGETMYYGPGAGGDATASAVISDLIDIARDSKSPMLGYKAPFELNTLELLDRDRIKTKYYFRLKVEDKMGVLAKITNLMSENNLSIDSLLQKPKDESEYAVLFFTTHTSLEADAKRTIELLKEQEYIKEEPFMMRIEE; encoded by the coding sequence ATGAATGTAGCGATATTGGGCGTTGGAACCGTTGGTGAGTCGGTCGCAAAAATTTTACTAAAAAACAAAAAGCTAATCGCAGCAAGATGTGGCGAAGAGATAGTGCCAGTCGTTGGAGTGGTCAGAAATTTAAATAAAAAAAGAGATGCTGGCATCCCTTTGACTGATGATATAAATAGCGTCATAAACCGCGATGATATCGACGTTTTTGTCGAGCTTATGGGCGGTATTGAAGAGCCTTTTAGAGTGGTGAGCGAAATTTTAAAGCGCAAAAAAGCAGTCGTCACTGCAAACAAAGCACTTTTAGCATACCACAGATACGCTTTACAAAATTTAGCCAAAAACACGCCATTTGGCTTTGAAGCAAGCGTGGCTGGTGGCATACCGATCATTAGAGCCTTAAGAGAAGGGCTTAGCGCCAACCACATCTTAAGCATAAATGGCATACTAAATGGTACGAGCAACTACATCCTAACCTCGATGATGAATGAAGGCTCAAATTTTAAAGACGCGCTTAAAAAGGCGCAGGAGCTTGGATATGCCGAGGCTGATCCTACTTTTGACGTGGGTGGATTTGACACGGCTCACAAGCTTCTCATCCTTGCTAGCATCGCTTACGGCGTGCACGGCGATCCAGAAGATATCTTGATAGAAGGGATTCAAGGCATCACGCCAGAAGATATATTTTTCGCAAAAGACTTTGAATACTCAATAAAACTTTTAGCCATCGCCAAAAAAAGCGAAGGTAAAGTCGAGCTACGCGTACATCCAGCGCTTGTGCCACAAAATAAAATGATAGCAAAGGCAAGTGGCGTGACAAATGCGATCAGCGTTGTTGGAGAGGTCGTTGGTGAGACGATGTACTATGGTCCAGGAGCTGGCGGCGACGCAACAGCAAGCGCAGTAATTAGCGATCTTATCGATATCGCAAGAGATAGCAAGTCGCCTATGCTTGGATACAAAGCGCCATTTGAGCTAAACACCTTAGAGCTGCTTGATCGCGACAGGATAAAGACGAAATACTACTTTAGACTAAAAGTCGAAGATAAGATGGGCGTGCTAGCAAAGATAACAAATTTAATGAGCGAAAATAATCTCTCGATAGATAGCTTGCTACAAAAGCCAAAAGATGAGAGCGAGTATGCCGTGCTATTTTTCACGACGCACACGAGCTTGGAAGCCGATGCGAAGCGAACGATAGAGCTTTTAAAAGAGCAAGAGTATATAAAAGAAGAGCCATTTATGATGAGGATCGAGGAGTAG
- the rlmB gene encoding 23S rRNA (guanosine(2251)-2'-O)-methyltransferase RlmB, whose product MIIYGKQLFLHILNKRPQILEEIYLSKECDKKLFSKICGTGKKIIRVDNQKAQSMAHGGNHQGFLASVSEFEFSDISELKKLNFIAVLYGISDVGNIGAIARSAYALGCEGLVIVTKSVNMQGVLRSSSGAAYEIPIAIFEDGLSLLNELKQCGFRLYATASNGKNIKEMKFAGKRALVMGSEGEGIPQKALAKCDECVGIKLKDGWDSLNVSAAFAIICDRMIDE is encoded by the coding sequence ATGATAATATACGGAAAACAGCTATTTTTACATATTTTGAACAAGCGCCCACAGATCTTAGAAGAGATCTATCTCTCAAAAGAGTGTGATAAAAAACTCTTCTCTAAAATTTGTGGCACTGGCAAGAAGATCATCCGCGTGGATAATCAAAAAGCGCAGTCGATGGCGCATGGCGGCAATCACCAAGGCTTTTTAGCAAGCGTTAGTGAGTTTGAGTTTTCAGACATTAGCGAGCTAAAAAAGCTAAATTTCATCGCCGTGCTTTATGGCATAAGTGACGTCGGAAATATCGGCGCCATCGCTAGAAGTGCTTATGCTCTAGGCTGCGAAGGACTTGTCATCGTTACAAAAAGTGTAAATATGCAAGGTGTTTTAAGGTCAAGTAGCGGTGCTGCTTACGAGATACCAATAGCGATCTTTGAAGACGGACTTAGCCTGCTAAACGAGCTAAAACAGTGTGGTTTTAGGCTCTACGCGACGGCAAGCAACGGCAAAAATATAAAAGAGATGAAATTTGCTGGCAAAAGGGCTTTGGTGATGGGCTCAGAGGGCGAAGGCATACCGCAAAAAGCTCTAGCAAAGTGCGATGAGTGCGTCGGTATCAAGCTAAAAGACGGCTGGGACTCCCTAAATGTAAGTGCAGCTTTTGCGATAATTTGTGATAGGATGATAGATGAATGA
- the rsmI gene encoding 16S rRNA (cytidine(1402)-2'-O)-methyltransferase encodes MLYFVPTPIGNLEDISLRAIKILRECEIAICEDTRVCKSLVNLLNERFDANINISNFIPLHTHNEDEFFANLNDEIWSKNIAYMSDAGMPGISDPGVSLVRYAQKNDIKYEILSGANAALLSVVASGLCDKEFVFLGFLPNTGRERALAIQNALNLAYPAVIYESPKRILSLVQSIANLEPEREIFAIKEATKKFETKFKDRAKNLAQILEKANLNGEWAVVISKSANIATQNITKDEIISLDIAPKAKAKLLSKITGKDVKKIYDELIKA; translated from the coding sequence TTGCTCTACTTTGTTCCTACTCCAATAGGAAATTTAGAAGATATCTCGCTTCGCGCGATCAAAATTTTGCGTGAATGCGAGATAGCTATCTGCGAAGATACAAGAGTTTGCAAAAGCCTTGTAAATCTGCTAAACGAACGCTTTGACGCAAATATAAATATCTCAAATTTTATCCCGCTTCACACCCACAACGAAGATGAATTTTTCGCAAATTTAAATGATGAAATTTGGAGCAAAAATATAGCTTATATGAGCGATGCTGGCATGCCAGGTATAAGCGATCCAGGCGTTAGCCTAGTAAGATACGCTCAAAAAAATGATATCAAATACGAAATTTTAAGTGGAGCAAATGCTGCACTTTTAAGCGTGGTAGCCAGCGGACTTTGTGATAAAGAGTTTGTTTTTTTAGGCTTTTTACCAAATACCGGTAGAGAGAGGGCTTTAGCTATACAAAATGCTTTAAATTTAGCCTATCCAGCTGTGATCTATGAAAGCCCAAAACGCATATTAAGCTTAGTGCAAAGCATTGCAAATTTAGAGCCAGAAAGAGAAATTTTTGCCATAAAAGAGGCCACCAAAAAATTTGAGACCAAATTTAAGGATAGAGCCAAAAATTTAGCCCAAATTTTAGAAAAAGCAAATTTAAACGGCGAGTGGGCGGTGGTCATCTCAAAAAGCGCAAATATAGCCACTCAAAATATCACAAAAGATGAGATCATCTCGCTTGATATAGCCCCAAAAGCAAAGGCAAAACTGCTTAGCAAAATAACTGGCAAGGACGTCAAAAAGATCTACGACGAGCTAATAAAAGCATAA
- the dapB gene encoding 4-hydroxy-tetrahydrodipicolinate reductase, producing MVKIGLYGASGKMAQSIISCLKDEKNALLSVAFSQKNEVENLSNELLTNDFAKFFEACDVIIDFSQKEATVALLNYARTNPKPLVIGTTGLNDDEKNLLHLASGTMPILYATNMSLGVAVLNRIARIASKVLREFDIEIVEQHHRHKKDAPSGTAMTLAGCVAEARDLNLKDVLVTGRAGMVGARSKDEIAVMALRGGDVVGRHTVGFYNDGEFIELNHTATSRATFSKGAIKAAIWLKDQSSGLYSIDDSLGLDD from the coding sequence TTGGTAAAAATAGGACTTTACGGCGCTAGCGGCAAGATGGCTCAAAGTATCATATCTTGTTTAAAAGATGAGAAAAATGCGCTTTTAAGTGTTGCATTTAGCCAAAAAAATGAGGTTGAAAATTTAAGCAATGAGCTTTTAACAAATGACTTTGCTAAATTTTTTGAAGCGTGCGACGTCATCATCGACTTTAGCCAAAAAGAGGCGACCGTAGCACTACTAAACTACGCTAGAACCAACCCAAAACCATTAGTCATCGGCACGACTGGACTAAATGACGACGAGAAAAACTTGCTTCACCTAGCATCAGGCACTATGCCAATACTCTACGCAACAAACATGAGTCTAGGCGTAGCAGTATTAAACCGCATAGCAAGGATAGCTTCGAAAGTTTTAAGAGAATTTGATATAGAGATCGTCGAGCAGCACCACAGACACAAAAAGGACGCTCCAAGCGGCACTGCGATGACCTTGGCTGGTTGCGTGGCAGAGGCAAGAGATCTAAATTTAAAAGATGTTTTAGTAACAGGCAGAGCTGGCATGGTGGGCGCAAGAAGCAAAGACGAGATCGCAGTTATGGCACTTCGTGGAGGCGACGTGGTTGGTCGTCACACGGTTGGCTTTTACAATGACGGCGAATTTATCGAGCTAAACCACACGGCAACTAGCAGAGCGACCTTTTCAAAAGGTGCGATCAAGGCTGCCATCTGGCTAAAAGATCAAAGCAGTGGCCTTTACTCAATAGACGATAGTTTGGGGCTTGATGATTAA
- the trxA gene encoding thioredoxin, producing MGKYIELTKENFDVTKEGVALVDFWAPWCGPCRMLAPVIEELAEDFEGRAKICKVNTDEVQDLAVEFGIRSIPTLLFFKNGELVEQMVGAQSKQALTDKLNSLL from the coding sequence ATGGGAAAATACATCGAACTCACAAAAGAAAATTTTGATGTAACAAAAGAAGGCGTTGCTCTAGTAGATTTCTGGGCTCCATGGTGCGGACCTTGCCGTATGCTAGCTCCAGTGATCGAAGAGCTTGCTGAAGACTTCGAGGGCAGAGCGAAAATTTGCAAGGTAAATACTGATGAAGTGCAAGATCTTGCAGTTGAGTTTGGCATCAGATCGATCCCAACATTGCTATTTTTCAAAAATGGCGAGCTAGTTGAGCAAATGGTCGGTGCGCAGTCAAAACAAGCCCTAACCGACAAACTAAATTCGCTTCTTTAA
- a CDS encoding 6-pyruvoyl trahydropterin synthase family protein, giving the protein MIIRKLFRFENAHIVRFCSSKRCRTSIHGHSYVAEILLSSNFLDNAGMVYDFGLMKQNIKTIIDSFDHATTIFSGDSDEYKNDLKRHSARWIDIPLNPSAEQFCRIFFVMIERILELSVMNNGEREVKLHSVIVHETDTGYAQCFKEDATNPQMGEIRLSDIKFSEAIIDEWEDKNLLEKMINKIKIENPKDV; this is encoded by the coding sequence ATGATTATTAGAAAACTTTTTAGATTTGAAAATGCGCATATCGTGAGATTTTGTAGCTCAAAGCGCTGCAGAACAAGCATCCACGGCCATAGTTACGTGGCAGAAATTTTACTTAGCTCAAATTTCTTAGACAACGCTGGCATGGTCTATGACTTTGGGCTGATGAAGCAAAACATAAAGACGATCATCGATAGCTTTGATCACGCCACGACCATATTTTCAGGCGATAGCGACGAATACAAAAACGACCTTAAAAGGCACTCTGCAAGGTGGATAGATATCCCACTAAATCCCAGCGCAGAGCAGTTTTGCCGTATATTTTTTGTGATGATCGAGCGGATACTTGAGCTTAGCGTGATGAACAACGGCGAGCGCGAAGTGAAGCTTCACAGTGTCATCGTGCATGAGACTGATACTGGCTATGCGCAGTGCTTCAAAGAGGACGCGACAAACCCACAAATGGGCGAGATAAGGCTTAGCGATATCAAATTTTCTGAGGCCATTATAGACGAGTGGGAAGATAAAAATTTGCTTGAAAAGATGATAAATAAGATAAAAATAGAAAATCCAAAGGACGTTTAA
- a CDS encoding helix-turn-helix domain-containing protein: MNELENLKEIGIKEISRKTHIEPTFLQYIFDKNFEKLSRLNIRGYAKILQREYGVDLSELLAEYDAFMQENMPDESKKTKVSPKISSYTPEDISIQRQSSGGGAGFFFWIIILAIIAGGAYYFDAYKYVQNFIASLNEDNTSVSYSQSSIVNEVKKNIIDTNVTISQNTPKIDANASSVKISAPAEQNVTVSPASVDQNTLKPSMAAQPAPKVEQNVTKPLNEAIITPKQRVWIGIINLENGQKTSSDTSKSVNINLDQRQLVVCGNGNIELKIGDKVTKYNPSRPARFLVENGDMKFLTYDEFVEMNKGKSW, encoded by the coding sequence ATGAATGAATTAGAAAATTTAAAAGAGATAGGCATAAAGGAAATTTCGCGCAAGACGCACATTGAACCGACATTTTTACAATACATTTTTGACAAAAATTTTGAAAAATTATCACGCTTAAACATCAGAGGCTACGCTAAAATTTTACAGCGTGAGTATGGCGTAGATCTTAGCGAACTTCTCGCTGAATACGACGCTTTCATGCAAGAAAATATGCCTGATGAGAGCAAAAAAACAAAAGTTAGCCCAAAAATTTCTTCTTACACACCTGAAGATATCTCGATCCAAAGGCAAAGTAGCGGCGGTGGGGCTGGATTTTTCTTCTGGATCATCATTTTAGCTATCATCGCTGGCGGCGCTTACTACTTTGACGCTTACAAATACGTCCAAAATTTCATAGCAAGCTTAAATGAAGACAACACAAGCGTGAGCTACTCGCAATCAAGCATCGTCAATGAAGTGAAGAAAAATATAATCGACACAAACGTAACGATCTCTCAAAACACTCCAAAGATCGATGCAAACGCTTCAAGCGTGAAAATTTCAGCTCCAGCTGAGCAAAACGTGACTGTAAGTCCCGCTAGCGTTGATCAAAATACCCTAAAACCTAGCATGGCAGCCCAGCCAGCTCCAAAAGTAGAGCAAAACGTGACAAAGCCGCTAAATGAGGCGATCATCACACCAAAACAACGCGTTTGGATAGGCATCATAAACCTTGAAAATGGCCAAAAAACATCAAGCGATACAAGCAAAAGTGTCAATATAAATTTAGACCAAAGACAGCTAGTCGTTTGCGGAAATGGCAACATCGAGCTTAAGATCGGCGATAAAGTAACAAAATATAACCCAAGCCGTCCAGCTAGATTTTTAGTAGAAAATGGTGATATGAAATTTTTAACTTATGACGAGTTTGTCGAGATGAATAAGGGCAAATCTTGGTAA